The following are encoded together in the Pleurocapsa sp. FMAR1 genome:
- a CDS encoding helix-turn-helix domain-containing protein: protein MDESTIYRWLKKYRQGGLKNLLDVKTPPGRKSQISVREMNQ, encoded by the coding sequence ATCGATGAATCGACAATATATCGATGGCTAAAGAAATACCGTCAAGGAGGTCTGAAAAATTTGCTTGATGTCAAAACCCCTCCAGGTAGGAAAAGCCAAATTTCTGTAAGAGAAATGAATCAGTAA
- a CDS encoding MarR family transcriptional regulator, giving the protein MTTQTKIRGKFYPIQIEEWLESIKQLTFSEIKILYYLRITDPYNKGINITPAQIAKDLSTEEAGMHRSTVSRALKSLESKGFLETELLQVYIKVNPKGFLSKEKTADVATTKLNCNQTTPVVPSQPDVLPRNIECGQTTECATRQQASPETKTKHGFQKSKTYIDFKDSLSESERESFFIFVRKQIQNFNQPINDLEAWLASQTKARQNRWEVYYQKFREEKNSSFANSDRSSTISEAKQKAIARYQEFLKRQNKQLEQHLEPNTDVKIEREIDRSRHDHQRSINSLESQSKPVAKPLSQKTAQGCETLRNWSIDRDFAGKTVRGGLV; this is encoded by the coding sequence ATGACGACTCAAACCAAAATTAGAGGAAAATTCTATCCCATCCAAATTGAAGAATGGCTGGAAAGTATTAAGCAGCTAACTTTTTCAGAAATTAAAATTCTCTACTATTTGAGGATTACCGATCCATATAACAAAGGTATCAATATAACACCAGCACAGATTGCGAAAGATTTATCTACAGAAGAAGCTGGTATGCACCGTTCTACTGTTAGTAGAGCATTAAAGTCTTTAGAGAGCAAAGGTTTTCTGGAAACGGAGTTGCTCCAGGTCTATATCAAAGTTAATCCTAAAGGATTTCTCTCGAAAGAAAAAACAGCAGATGTTGCTACTACAAAACTAAATTGCAACCAGACAACACCAGTTGTGCCATCACAACCAGATGTGCTTCCACGCAACATTGAGTGTGGTCAGACAACAGAATGTGCGACTAGACAACAAGCATCGCCTGAAACCAAGACTAAGCATGGCTTTCAAAAGTCTAAGACTTATATAGACTTTAAAGACTCTCTCTCAGAAAGCGAGCGAGAGTCTTTTTTTATATTTGTTCGGAAGCAAATTCAAAACTTTAATCAGCCCATCAACGATCTTGAAGCTTGGTTAGCCAGTCAAACAAAAGCACGGCAGAATCGCTGGGAGGTGTATTACCAGAAATTTCGAGAAGAAAAAAACAGTAGCTTCGCAAACTCCGACCGAAGTTCTACTATCTCTGAAGCCAAACAAAAAGCGATCGCTAGATATCAAGAATTTTTAAAGCGACAAAATAAACAATTAGAGCAGCATTTAGAACCGAATACAGACGTAAAAATCGAACGAGAAATAGATCGATCGAGGCACGATCACCAGCGTAGTATTAATAGTTTAGAAAGCCAATCAAAACCAGTTGCCAAACCTCTCAGTCAAAAAACTGCCCAAGGTTGCGAAACCTTACGTAATTGGAGCATAGATCGAGATTTTGCTGGCAAAACAGTTCGTGGAGGTCTAGTATGA
- a CDS encoding siphovirus Gp157 family protein, protein MNNNLWNKTQDLIELEDAIAEIANSEELTEAEKDERSQELFQQWLGQEEDWKAKLESAAYAAKCLEKEAEAIKSMIDDLKVRYASQLNSASKLKQYILLAMQERGINKVKGKYSTIYQQTRQPVVLKVAPEELPEEYQRVKVEAKLNDLKQALKTSKDDFPWADWGETETSLVIRIK, encoded by the coding sequence ATGAACAATAATCTTTGGAACAAAACTCAAGATTTAATCGAACTAGAAGATGCGATCGCCGAAATTGCCAACAGCGAAGAATTAACTGAAGCCGAAAAAGACGAACGTTCCCAAGAGCTTTTTCAACAATGGTTAGGTCAAGAGGAGGACTGGAAAGCAAAGCTAGAGTCTGCTGCCTATGCTGCTAAATGCCTTGAAAAAGAAGCCGAGGCAATTAAATCGATGATTGATGATTTAAAAGTCAGATACGCCAGCCAACTTAACTCTGCCAGTAAGCTAAAGCAGTACATTTTGCTAGCAATGCAGGAACGAGGAATTAACAAAGTCAAGGGTAAATACTCAACTATTTATCAGCAAACCAGACAGCCAGTAGTTCTCAAAGTAGCACCAGAAGAACTGCCAGAAGAATATCAGCGAGTCAAAGTAGAAGCCAAGCTAAACGATCTAAAACAAGCTTTGAAGACTAGCAAAGATGACTTTCCTTGGGCTGATTGGGGAGAAACCGAAACCAGTTTGGTAATTAGGATTAAATAG
- a CDS encoding DUF5895 domain-containing protein, which translates to MSNYQDFGFASNEYNGELTTPPYCQFLNAGSKNYGIAITPANVQLAEFELIDTWQPLEHEFSDGTTETLLVTQQPRLLILNRSMPLMSNEFETIAYSKAKFHSGNYKAFSYLVVWFLDNFNKPLSKLPFRLKCSGYSGYTFLKNYSYYNNPDSFCQKFLTTYKTLSCDRAINKNDVFYAHGVYQPTLIRQKATSSVNGQSSFAVMTDSFIEPTKDNFASLIIKNGSNASNQIKEFTQTTKPWLKTETVEHEHDENEVSQSTEPKGQNGIKAGLTPEPIAF; encoded by the coding sequence GTGAGCAACTATCAAGACTTTGGCTTCGCTAGTAATGAGTACAATGGCGAGTTAACTACCCCTCCTTATTGTCAGTTTCTTAATGCTGGGAGTAAAAATTACGGCATAGCAATTACGCCAGCTAATGTCCAGTTAGCTGAGTTTGAACTAATAGATACTTGGCAACCGCTAGAGCATGAATTTAGCGACGGTACGACAGAGACGCTTTTAGTAACTCAGCAGCCAAGACTGCTAATCTTAAATCGCTCTATGCCTTTAATGAGTAATGAATTTGAGACTATAGCCTACAGTAAAGCTAAGTTTCATTCGGGGAACTATAAAGCCTTTTCTTATCTCGTAGTTTGGTTTTTAGATAACTTCAACAAGCCGTTGTCAAAACTACCATTCCGATTAAAGTGTTCGGGCTACTCAGGCTATACTTTTCTAAAAAACTACAGCTATTACAACAATCCCGATTCTTTTTGCCAAAAATTTCTTACTACTTACAAAACGCTGAGTTGCGATCGCGCAATTAACAAGAATGATGTCTTCTATGCTCATGGCGTTTACCAGCCAACACTTATTAGACAGAAAGCAACTTCTAGCGTTAACGGTCAATCTAGTTTTGCCGTGATGACCGATAGCTTTATCGAACCAACTAAAGATAATTTTGCTTCACTAATTATTAAAAATGGTTCTAATGCTAGCAACCAAATTAAAGAATTTACCCAGACTACTAAACCCTGGTTAAAGACAGAAACAGTAGAACACGAGCATGATGAGAATGAGGTAAGCCAATCGACTGAACCGAAAGGGCAAAACGGTATTAAAGCGGGTTTGACCCCCGAACCAATAGCTTTTTAA
- the ltrA gene encoding group II intron reverse transcriptase/maturase produces MSKTDSNQNTVEWKQLDWRKIQKAVWKLQKRIYRAYINGDVKQGRRLQKTLIKSYYNRLLSVRLVTQDNSGKKTAGVDQVKSLTPKQRFQLANGLKLEDKSQPIRRVWIPKPGRNEKRPLGIPVMRDRATQALVKAALEPEWESRFENNSYGFRPGRSAHDAVEAIFNQIRYKSKFVLDADIAKCFDRINHHHLLAKLNTFPTIRRQIRAWLRADIYDFEKNQKTPNRQGTPQGGVISPLLSNIALHGMENRIKQIKGASLIRYADDFVIFYKNLDTLKVCQNVISEWLSHYDLELKFSKTKVVHTQLELDKHQPGFDFLGFNIRQYKVGKYQSGKNGQGKLLGFKTIIRPSSDSVRRHYEKLSLKIGRLKAAPQEKIISELNPIIRGWCNYYRTVCSQETYSKVGHLTHKRLRRWADRRHPNKSKYWVGDKYWVTIGEDNWVFGKEYKDDFITLERHTKTAIVRHVKVRGNKTPYDGDTIYWAKRKGSHPELKPSTAKLLKKQMGLCNWCNLNFLDGDLIETDHIIPKKAGGSNSRDNLQLLHKHCHDAKTYSDQLVIKLHQAKKSGEKTQKWFNNLDWLWVNDIPTLL; encoded by the coding sequence ATGTCTAAAACAGATTCAAATCAGAATACTGTGGAATGGAAACAGCTTGATTGGCGTAAAATCCAGAAGGCTGTTTGGAAGTTGCAAAAGAGAATCTACCGAGCCTACATCAATGGTGATGTCAAACAAGGAAGAAGGCTACAAAAAACCCTCATCAAATCCTATTACAACCGACTTTTATCCGTAAGACTGGTCACACAGGATAATTCAGGAAAGAAAACTGCGGGAGTGGATCAGGTGAAATCCTTGACCCCAAAGCAGCGATTTCAACTCGCAAACGGTTTAAAACTAGAGGATAAATCCCAACCCATTAGAAGAGTTTGGATTCCCAAGCCTGGAAGAAACGAAAAGCGACCTCTAGGTATTCCTGTGATGCGCGACAGAGCAACACAAGCTTTAGTTAAAGCTGCTCTAGAACCAGAATGGGAGTCAAGATTTGAAAATAATTCTTATGGCTTTCGACCTGGAAGAAGCGCACATGACGCTGTGGAAGCCATCTTCAACCAGATTAGATATAAATCAAAATTTGTGTTGGATGCAGATATAGCGAAATGTTTTGACCGAATTAACCACCATCACCTCCTAGCCAAGCTCAATACATTTCCTACCATTAGGAGACAAATCCGAGCCTGGTTGAGAGCCGACATTTATGACTTTGAGAAGAATCAAAAGACTCCAAACCGTCAGGGAACGCCACAGGGAGGCGTAATTTCCCCGCTTTTAAGCAATATAGCCCTACACGGAATGGAAAATAGGATTAAACAAATTAAGGGTGCATCTTTAATCAGATATGCTGACGATTTCGTAATCTTTTATAAAAATTTGGATACTCTCAAGGTTTGTCAAAATGTCATAAGTGAATGGTTATCCCACTACGACCTTGAATTAAAATTTAGCAAAACCAAAGTTGTTCACACTCAACTTGAACTGGATAAACATCAACCAGGATTCGATTTTCTGGGATTCAATATACGCCAATATAAAGTTGGCAAATACCAGTCAGGGAAGAACGGACAGGGTAAATTATTGGGGTTCAAAACAATTATAAGACCATCATCCGATAGTGTTAGGAGGCACTATGAAAAACTTTCCCTTAAAATCGGAAGGTTAAAAGCTGCACCCCAAGAAAAAATCATCAGTGAGTTGAATCCGATTATTAGAGGATGGTGTAACTATTACAGAACAGTGTGTAGTCAAGAAACTTACTCAAAAGTTGGTCATTTAACTCACAAAAGGCTACGTAGATGGGCGGATAGAAGACATCCCAACAAAAGTAAATACTGGGTGGGAGATAAATACTGGGTAACTATAGGAGAAGATAATTGGGTTTTTGGTAAGGAATATAAGGATGATTTTATTACCTTAGAAAGACATACTAAAACAGCAATTGTACGCCATGTCAAAGTTAGAGGAAATAAAACCCCCTATGACGGAGACACCATTTACTGGGCAAAAAGAAAGGGTTCGCATCCTGAATTGAAGCCTTCAACAGCTAAATTGTTGAAAAAACAAATGGGTTTATGTAATTGGTGTAATCTTAACTTCCTTGATGGAGATTTGATAGAAACTGACCATATCATCCCCAAAAAGGCGGGTGGTAGCAATAGTAGAGATAATCTCCAGCTACTACACAAACATTGCCATGATGCCAAAACGTACAGTGACCAATTGGTTATAAAGCTCCATCAAGCGAAAAAGTCAGGAGAGAAGACTCAAAAATGGTTCAATAACTTGGACTGGCTATGGGTCAACGATATTCCTACCTTACTGTAA
- a CDS encoding type II toxin-antitoxin system HicB family antitoxin: MTAITQGESIEDALSEAADCLEEAIANRVIRRSEIPVPSEPDENEYTVTTPLQTSFKASIWLAMQEKNINQTQLANVLSVDEKEVRRILDPSHNTKLETLERSLCKIIL, translated from the coding sequence GTGACCGCTATTACTCAAGGAGAAAGTATTGAGGATGCTCTCAGTGAAGCTGCTGATTGTTTGGAAGAAGCGATCGCTAACAGAGTTATTCGCCGTTCAGAAATTCCCGTTCCTTCCGAACCAGATGAAAACGAATATACGGTAACAACACCACTACAGACCTCCTTTAAAGCTTCAATTTGGCTAGCAATGCAGGAGAAAAACATTAATCAAACCCAACTTGCTAATGTTTTGAGTGTGGATGAGAAAGAGGTTAGAAGAATACTTGACCCCAGCCATAATACTAAGCTGGAAACTTTGGAGCGATCGCTCTGTAAGATAATACTTTAG
- a CDS encoding pentapeptide repeat-containing protein: protein MIYNFLFYILTSLGLPNLDYADLSDVCGTAISFRNASLNKANLKNVEFNESDFSKASLVEANLENARLKNIWFGQADLTQANFKEACLSFTNFENANMYMANLSGVEGVRVTLKKAFLKKANLKKINLVNSFFDDANLNEATLEKATLDDCSIYGVSLWGTKAEEIKLNNVYISPKIKESLTINNLKLAQTIYLHRENPSLTKKFIQLCQMEEEAVKLSNIIIKKYCEYSQTYGFRICSNIEQRRSNSIIPYCEIRETDNTYLFVKIVHLLQGGFLKKEIHEPRIILTIDDGIVESNLNPDDIEMLKGMVEYEEKTQKERIELIAPIVIRILDVTNSDEFIDENYTLTKNKGEVAVVTNWEAKIELMRVKPEGNQWQIINSSLSKDNCKDIQNIIEKLEKSS from the coding sequence ATGATCTACAATTTCCTATTTTATATCCTTACATCTTTAGGACTACCCAATTTAGATTATGCTGATTTAAGCGATGTTTGTGGCACGGCTATTTCTTTTAGGAATGCAAGCTTAAATAAAGCTAATTTGAAGAATGTAGAGTTTAATGAGAGTGATTTTTCAAAAGCATCTCTTGTTGAGGCAAACTTAGAAAATGCTCGGCTTAAAAATATATGGTTCGGACAAGCAGATTTAACCCAAGCGAATTTTAAAGAAGCTTGTTTGAGTTTTACTAATTTTGAAAATGCCAATATGTATATGGCAAATTTAAGTGGAGTCGAAGGTGTTAGAGTAACTTTAAAAAAAGCATTTTTAAAAAAAGCCAACTTAAAAAAAATAAATTTGGTAAATTCTTTTTTTGATGATGCTAATTTAAATGAGGCAACTCTTGAAAAAGCAACTCTTGATGATTGTTCTATTTATGGAGTTTCATTATGGGGAACTAAAGCTGAAGAAATAAAGTTAAACAATGTATATATTTCTCCTAAAATCAAGGAATCTCTTACAATAAATAACTTGAAGTTAGCACAAACCATCTATTTGCATCGCGAAAATCCTTCGCTTACTAAAAAATTCATTCAATTATGCCAGATGGAGGAAGAAGCAGTCAAGTTATCAAATATTATCATCAAAAAATATTGTGAATACAGCCAGACTTATGGATTTCGTATTTGCAGCAATATTGAGCAAAGAAGAAGCAATAGTATAATACCTTATTGTGAAATTAGAGAAACTGACAATACGTATTTATTTGTGAAGATTGTTCATTTATTGCAAGGTGGTTTTTTAAAAAAAGAGATACATGAACCTCGTATAATCTTGACAATAGATGATGGGATTGTAGAGAGTAATCTCAATCCAGATGATATTGAAATGCTAAAAGGAATGGTTGAATATGAAGAAAAGACTCAGAAAGAGCGAATTGAGCTAATAGCACCAATAGTTATAAGAATTCTCGATGTAACGAATAGTGATGAATTTATTGACGAAAATTATACTTTAACAAAAAATAAAGGAGAAGTTGCTGTGGTGACTAATTGGGAAGCAAAAATCGAATTGATGAGAGTTAAACCTGAAGGAAATCAGTGGCAGATTATTAATTCTAGTTTGAGTAAAGATAACTGCAAAGATATTCAAAACATTATAGAAAAATTAGAAAAATCTTCTTAA
- a CDS encoding helix-turn-helix domain-containing protein, producing MSGVIKIEILETVDELRQLLQSTATKEVKERVQALYWLKSGQVQTTKAIANLIGKHRVTVSRWLSSYKVQGINALLTKGKSSGRKNKLNPLVEASLRRELIDEQGFSSYKEVQTWLRVVHDVEMSYTGVHQLVRYRLKAKLKVPRPVHIKQEAGIVEDFKKN from the coding sequence ATGAGTGGTGTAATCAAAATAGAAATTTTGGAAACAGTTGACGAATTAAGACAACTGCTCCAGTCAACTGCGACGAAGGAGGTTAAAGAAAGAGTACAAGCATTGTATTGGCTCAAAAGTGGTCAAGTACAAACAACAAAAGCGATCGCCAACTTAATTGGAAAACATAGAGTCACAGTATCGAGATGGCTAAGTAGCTACAAAGTACAAGGCATCAACGCTTTGCTGACAAAAGGTAAAAGTAGCGGGAGAAAAAACAAACTCAATCCATTGGTCGAAGCAAGTCTCAGGCGAGAATTAATAGATGAACAGGGATTTTCTAGCTATAAAGAGGTTCAAACTTGGCTGCGAGTGGTTCATGATGTAGAAATGAGCTATACAGGGGTTCATCAGTTGGTCAGGTATCGATTAAAAGCTAAGTTAAAAGTTCCTCGTCCAGTTCACATCAAACAAGAGGCAGGAATAGTCGAAGACTTTAAAAAAAACTAG
- a CDS encoding Uma2 family endonuclease, producing the protein MQVALEKIVVKPGQQLLLQDINWQDFEEILEELGEHRSSKISYSNGVLEIMVPLPEHEKDKEIINEIVKILLDELEIDFEPLGSTTFKNKQMIQAVEPDSCFYIQNYQVVIGKNRLDLEIDSPPDLAIEIDITNRTQLDNYLLLKVPELWRYTRKGLQIYLLEENHYTKSQISSNFPDIPIVKLIEKYVKQAQTEGRGKAIRAFKKWVRDNL; encoded by the coding sequence ATGCAAGTAGCTTTAGAAAAAATTGTTGTAAAACCAGGTCAGCAATTATTACTACAAGATATTAACTGGCAGGATTTTGAAGAAATCTTAGAAGAACTAGGAGAACATCGCAGTTCCAAAATTTCATACAGCAACGGAGTATTGGAAATTATGGTTCCCCTACCAGAACATGAAAAAGACAAAGAAATAATTAACGAAATCGTCAAAATCTTGCTTGACGAATTAGAAATTGATTTTGAACCTCTAGGTTCGACAACATTTAAGAATAAACAGATGATACAGGCTGTCGAACCAGATTCTTGTTTTTACATCCAGAATTATCAAGTTGTCATTGGCAAGAATAGATTAGACTTAGAAATCGACTCTCCCCCAGATTTAGCTATCGAAATAGACATAACTAATAGAACACAGTTAGATAACTATCTGTTGTTAAAAGTTCCTGAATTGTGGCGATACACTAGAAAAGGGTTACAAATTTATTTGTTAGAGGAAAATCATTACACAAAATCTCAAATAAGCTCCAATTTTCCTGACATTCCTATCGTCAAACTTATTGAAAAATACGTTAAACAAGCTCAAACTGAAGGCAGAGGTAAAGCAATTAGGGCTTTTAAAAAGTGGGTTAGAGACAATCTTTGA
- a CDS encoding SF1B family DNA helicase RecD2, producing MVTEEQLIREIDDEIFYYKPSFFHSERHLAKLLQQKLETKIDVDSARVKSWINRFTASNQIQLSPQQLQAVETAALEKVVILTGGPGTGKTFVTRTIVTLWKAMGKKIACAAPTGRAAKRLSEMTGLEAKTLHRLLEFDPSKMGFKRDLDNQLNCSAIVVDESSMVDLFMSHSLLKAIPKDCLLLMVGDIDQLPSVGPGNILKDLISSEKIPVVRLTQVFRQAAESAIIRTAHQINHGHIPKLEPISMKATSDCLWHSGGTEAEHGVQTICELIEHYIPQAGFNPATDVQVLCPMTRGLIGTRNLNKVLQQLINPPSEDKEKLVRGDSILRIGDRVMQLKNDYNKEVFNGDLGIVRAIDHTEKEVTIDFDGRDVTYDYADLNEITLAWATSIHKSQGSEYPVVILPLYTQHYVMLSRNLFYTGLTRAKKLALIVGSSKAIAIAVKQVKQQQRYTRLKERLEGKN from the coding sequence ATGGTCACCGAAGAACAGTTAATTAGAGAAATAGATGATGAAATATTTTATTACAAGCCCAGTTTCTTCCACAGTGAACGGCATTTAGCTAAACTACTACAACAGAAGCTAGAAACCAAAATCGATGTAGATAGCGCTCGCGTAAAAAGCTGGATTAATCGCTTTACCGCCTCCAATCAAATTCAATTATCACCCCAGCAATTGCAGGCTGTAGAAACGGCAGCATTAGAAAAGGTAGTGATTCTCACTGGAGGACCAGGAACGGGAAAAACTTTTGTGACTCGCACTATCGTTACTCTCTGGAAAGCGATGGGTAAAAAGATTGCTTGTGCTGCACCGACAGGTAGAGCAGCTAAAAGACTATCTGAAATGACGGGCTTAGAGGCAAAAACCCTACATCGGCTGTTGGAATTTGACCCCAGTAAGATGGGTTTTAAACGCGACTTGGATAATCAACTCAATTGCAGTGCGATTGTAGTAGATGAATCGAGTATGGTGGATTTATTTATGTCTCATTCTCTACTTAAAGCCATACCTAAAGATTGTTTACTTTTAATGGTGGGAGATATAGATCAGTTGCCATCCGTAGGACCTGGAAATATCCTCAAAGATTTGATTAGTTCGGAGAAGATTCCCGTCGTGCGTCTGACTCAGGTATTCAGACAGGCAGCCGAGAGTGCCATTATCCGTACTGCTCACCAAATCAATCACGGTCACATACCCAAACTCGAACCAATCAGTATGAAGGCTACCTCCGACTGTCTCTGGCATTCAGGGGGAACAGAAGCAGAACACGGCGTACAGACTATCTGTGAACTTATCGAGCATTACATCCCTCAAGCTGGTTTTAATCCCGCTACTGATGTTCAGGTATTGTGTCCCATGACTCGCGGTTTAATTGGAACTCGCAACTTAAACAAAGTACTGCAACAGTTAATCAATCCTCCATCTGAAGATAAAGAAAAATTAGTTAGAGGCGATAGTATTCTACGGATAGGCGATCGCGTAATGCAGCTAAAGAATGACTACAATAAGGAAGTCTTTAATGGTGATTTGGGAATAGTCAGGGCGATCGATCATACTGAAAAGGAAGTGACTATCGACTTCGATGGTCGAGATGTAACTTACGACTATGCAGACTTGAATGAAATTACCTTAGCTTGGGCAACCTCAATACATAAAAGCCAAGGTTCTGAATATCCCGTGGTTATTCTACCTCTCTATACTCAACACTACGTTATGCTGTCACGCAATCTGTTTTACACTGGATTGACTAGAGCTAAGAAGCTGGCGTTAATTGTCGGTTCGTCAAAAGCTATTGCGATCGCTGTGAAGCAGGTTAAGCAGCAGCAAAGGTATACAAGGTTAAAGGAGAGACTAGAAGGTAAAAATTAA
- a CDS encoding IS1 family transposase (programmed frameshift), which produces MPVDLPSCPSCNSEQIVKNGHIHNGKQNYKCRDCGRQYVENPQNKMIDQPTKNLIDKLLLEKIPLAGIARVTEVSEPWLQSYVNAKYESVSQQVKVKNKKKGKLTIQCDEMWSFVGNKANKQWIWLALAAKTKEIVGVHIGDRRRHGARKLWQSLPSVYRQCAVCYSDFWEAYEQVIPSKRHQAVGKERKTNYIERFNCTMRQRVSRLVRKTLSFSKKIENQIGAIWYFVHHYNTSLHL; this is translated from the exons ATGCCAGTAGATTTGCCATCTTGTCCATCATGTAATTCAGAACAAATTGTTAAAAACGGTCACATTCACAATGGCAAGCAAAATTATAAATGTCGCGACTGTGGTAGACAATATGTGGAAAATCCACAGAATAAAATGATCGACCAACCAACCAAAAACTTGATTGACAAATTACTCTTAGAGAAGATTCCTTTAGCTGGAATTGCCCGAGTTACAGAAGTTTCAGAACCTTGGTTACAGAGTTATGTCAATGCTAAATACGAATCAGTTTCTCAGCAAGTTAAAGTGA AGAACAAAAAAAAAGGAAAATTAACGATTCAGTGTGATGAAATGTGGTCATTTGTCGGTAATAAAGCCAATAAACAATGGATTTGGTTGGCTTTGGCTGCAAAAACTAAAGAAATAGTCGGGGTTCATATCGGCGATCGCCGTCGTCATGGAGCGAGAAAGCTATGGCAATCTTTGCCCTCAGTCTATCGACAGTGTGCCGTTTGTTATAGTGACTTCTGGGAAGCCTATGAACAGGTAATTCCTTCAAAACGCCATCAAGCGGTGGGGAAAGAGAGAAAAACCAATTACATAGAACGATTTAATTGCACAATGCGACAAAGAGTTTCTCGATTAGTCAGGAAGACTCTATCGTTCTCTAAGAAAATCGAAAATCAGATCGGGGCAATCTGGTATTTTGTCCATCATTACAACACGTCCTTACATCTTTAG